A genomic stretch from Natronomonas gomsonensis includes:
- a CDS encoding transcription initiation factor IIB produces the protein MPGPTRQRERTSEDEAETEQETGCPECESDSLVRSADGGGELVCEECGLVVEEENIDRGPEWRAFNHSERQSKSRVGAPTTQTMHDKGLTTQIDWKDKDAYGRSISSEKRSQMHRLRKWQERIRTKDAGERNLQFALSEIDRMSSALGVPRSVREVASVIYRRALDEDLIRGRSIEGVATAALYAACRQEGIPRSLDEVAEVARVEQKEIGRTYRYIAQELSLGLEPVDPVQYVPRFCSELGLSEEVEQKTREIIEVTAEKGMLSGKSPTGYAAAAIYAASLLCNEKKTQREVAEVAQVTEVTIRNRYQEQIEALGIH, from the coding sequence ATGCCAGGGCCAACCCGTCAGCGAGAGCGCACCAGCGAAGACGAGGCAGAGACCGAACAAGAAACTGGCTGTCCCGAGTGTGAGTCCGATTCGCTGGTTCGGAGCGCCGACGGCGGGGGTGAACTCGTCTGCGAGGAATGCGGTCTCGTAGTGGAAGAGGAAAACATCGACCGTGGTCCCGAGTGGCGTGCGTTCAACCACTCCGAGCGACAGTCGAAATCCCGGGTCGGCGCGCCAACGACCCAGACGATGCACGACAAAGGACTGACAACGCAAATCGACTGGAAGGACAAAGACGCCTACGGTCGCTCGATTTCTTCGGAAAAACGCTCCCAGATGCACCGCCTCCGGAAGTGGCAGGAGCGGATTCGGACGAAGGACGCCGGCGAGCGCAACCTCCAGTTCGCGCTGTCGGAAATCGACCGCATGTCCTCGGCACTCGGCGTGCCGCGGTCGGTTCGTGAGGTCGCCTCCGTCATCTACCGGCGTGCGCTCGACGAGGACCTCATTCGGGGTCGCTCCATCGAGGGCGTCGCCACCGCCGCACTGTATGCGGCCTGCCGACAGGAGGGCATCCCCCGGAGCCTCGACGAGGTCGCCGAGGTCGCCCGCGTCGAACAGAAGGAAATCGGCCGCACCTACCGCTACATCGCCCAGGAGTTGTCGCTCGGACTCGAACCCGTCGACCCCGTCCAGTACGTCCCGCGGTTCTGCTCGGAACTCGGTCTCTCCGAGGAAGTCGAGCAGAAGACCCGCGAGATAATCGAGGTCACGGCGGAGAAGGGCATGCTCTCCGGGAAGTCCCCGACGGGCTACGCCGCCGCCGCCATCTACGCCGCCTCGCTTCTGTGCAACGAAAAGAAGACCCAGCGTGAGGTCGCCGAAGTCGCGCAGGTGACCGAGGTCACCATCCGCAACCGGTATCAGGAGCAAATCGAAGCACTCGGCATCCACTGA
- a CDS encoding alpha-hydroxy-acid oxidizing protein has protein sequence MSESNRGSDRQVEIFMEGMAGVTPDVPPSFEELEEAALAAMDEKAYGYVAGGAGGERTIGHNRDVFAKWRLWPRMLRDFSERDLSTELFGTELSVPALLAPIGVQSIIHDEGELAVARAAADLDVPMVVSSAASHTMEEVAEELGDTPGWFQLYWSSNDDVAKSFVSRAEAAGYEALVVTLDNNILGWRERDIRDGYLPFLDGEGVANYFSDEAFRDLLDAPPEEAELNAIRTFIDIFGDPSLTFDDLEWLCEYADIPVVVKGVLHPDDARECIERGAEGVIVSNHGGRQVDNAVTALDVLPRIVSAVNDDVPVLFDSGIRRGSDALVALALGADAVGFGRPYAYGLAIDGENGVESVVKNFLADLDLTLGLIGYDDVDDVDREAVVRADEL, from the coding sequence ATGAGCGAGTCAAACCGCGGCTCGGACAGACAGGTCGAGATTTTCATGGAGGGGATGGCCGGCGTGACGCCCGACGTGCCGCCATCGTTCGAGGAACTGGAGGAAGCCGCCCTCGCGGCCATGGACGAGAAGGCCTACGGCTACGTCGCCGGCGGGGCGGGTGGCGAACGGACCATCGGGCACAACCGCGACGTCTTCGCGAAGTGGCGACTGTGGCCCCGAATGCTTCGGGACTTCTCCGAGCGGGACCTCTCGACGGAACTGTTCGGAACCGAACTGTCCGTGCCCGCGTTGCTCGCGCCCATCGGCGTCCAATCTATCATCCACGACGAGGGCGAACTCGCGGTGGCCCGCGCCGCGGCCGACCTCGACGTTCCGATGGTCGTCTCCTCGGCGGCCTCACACACGATGGAGGAGGTCGCCGAGGAACTGGGCGACACGCCCGGGTGGTTTCAGTTGTACTGGTCGTCGAACGACGACGTGGCCAAGAGTTTCGTCTCCCGTGCCGAGGCGGCGGGCTACGAGGCGCTCGTCGTCACGCTGGACAACAACATCCTCGGGTGGCGCGAACGGGACATCCGCGACGGCTATCTCCCCTTCCTCGACGGCGAGGGCGTCGCCAACTACTTCAGCGACGAGGCGTTCCGCGATTTGCTCGACGCCCCGCCGGAAGAGGCCGAACTGAACGCGATTCGGACGTTCATCGACATCTTCGGTGACCCGTCGCTGACGTTCGACGACCTCGAGTGGCTCTGTGAGTACGCCGACATTCCCGTCGTGGTCAAGGGGGTGCTTCATCCCGACGACGCACGGGAGTGCATCGAACGCGGTGCCGAGGGCGTCATCGTCTCGAATCACGGCGGTCGACAGGTCGACAACGCGGTCACCGCTCTCGACGTGTTGCCGCGCATCGTCTCGGCTGTGAACGACGACGTGCCTGTCCTCTTCGATTCGGGTATCCGACGCGGCTCCGATGCGCTCGTCGCACTCGCACTCGGTGCCGACGCCGTCGGATTCGGCCGCCCATACGCCTACGGTCTCGCCATCGACGGCGAAAACGGCGTCGAATCGGTCGTGAAGAACTTCCTCGCCGACCTCGATTTGACGCTCGGACTCATCGGCTACGACGACGTCGACGATGTCGACCGTGAGGCCGTCGTCAGAGCGGACGAACTGTGA
- a CDS encoding sensor histidine kinase, translated as MGGYFGDRIDGSELVAALGLVFVVAGVSLWSQSVLPTTASIQAALYELVLHVLFGGVVLVLGVHIERSELASDERFTVMVWCFSGFLFFFALAVWSELGSLLAGEFTAAFASQVVTLGSMGGAFGVIAGVNHGRSERNRRLAERNEDQRETLVLLTRLLRHDIRNDMMAINGHADIVADHVDPEGESSLEVIQRRSDAIVRLLRDTDTLVETLGAEREFERVDLSTVLDDELASIADSHPEVDIDADVPDGLWVVADGLVHQLFSNLLGNAVAHNDAESLTVRVEAERNGTTVETVVADSGVGIPEVRREEVFELGEQGEASNGDGLGLYLVSRLADVYGGEVTLDESPEGGARFRVELPAAD; from the coding sequence ATGGGTGGATACTTCGGTGACCGAATCGACGGGTCCGAACTCGTCGCCGCGTTGGGACTCGTTTTCGTCGTCGCCGGCGTGAGTCTGTGGTCCCAGTCGGTGTTGCCGACCACCGCCTCGATTCAGGCGGCCCTGTACGAACTCGTCCTTCACGTCCTCTTCGGCGGAGTCGTCCTCGTTCTCGGCGTTCACATCGAACGGAGTGAACTCGCCTCCGACGAACGGTTCACCGTCATGGTCTGGTGTTTCTCCGGCTTTTTGTTTTTCTTCGCTCTGGCCGTCTGGTCGGAACTCGGCTCGCTGCTCGCCGGTGAGTTCACCGCCGCCTTCGCGAGTCAGGTCGTCACGCTCGGCAGCATGGGCGGTGCCTTCGGCGTCATCGCCGGCGTCAACCATGGCCGCTCCGAGCGGAACCGCCGCCTCGCCGAGCGCAACGAGGACCAACGCGAGACGCTCGTGTTGCTCACGCGACTCCTGCGACACGACATCCGCAACGACATGATGGCCATCAACGGTCACGCCGACATCGTCGCCGACCACGTCGACCCCGAAGGGGAATCCTCACTGGAGGTCATCCAGCGGCGAAGCGACGCCATCGTGCGTCTGCTCCGGGACACCGACACCCTCGTCGAGACGCTCGGCGCCGAGCGGGAGTTCGAGCGGGTCGACCTCTCGACGGTGCTCGACGACGAACTCGCCAGCATCGCCGACAGCCACCCCGAGGTCGACATCGACGCCGACGTACCCGACGGCCTGTGGGTCGTCGCCGACGGACTCGTTCATCAGCTGTTTTCGAACCTGCTCGGCAACGCGGTCGCTCACAACGACGCCGAATCATTGACCGTCCGCGTCGAGGCCGAACGGAACGGGACCACCGTCGAAACCGTCGTCGCCGACAGCGGCGTCGGAATCCCCGAAGTGCGTCGCGAGGAAGTCTTCGAGTTGGGCGAGCAAGGCGAGGCGAGCAACGGCGACGGTCTCGGGCTGTATCTCGTCTCGCGACTCGCCGACGTTTACGGCGGTGAAGTGACTCTCGACGAGTCCCCCGAGGGCGGTGCCCGCTTCCGCGTCGAGCTTCCGGCGGCTGACTGA
- a CDS encoding MFS transporter: MGEYDVRAVSLAVVGGVFFGGIATGVAFPTLPLLDDLLGITAVMLGLILAANRIARLVMNTPAGSVIDRVGARTPMIVGLFTQALAPFGYVVGLHTPPVTVASLPVLGDVSAPGVVFVLARTMWGVGSAFVFIGAFAVVTHVTTADNRGKWIGYVRGGQSLGFPTGLVVGGVMTDLVGIQEAFLVAGGCALLAGVVASAVLPDVTPDRDTSGGLRDVPALLRRRPVVFPIGVGNFTLQLLWGGVLLTTLAKYAEAFAFEIGPLEAAGVAGVVMGGGVLVTGGVTLWAGRRSDELSNRALLTVPSFLALVVGFGLIALVPALPALVVGVLLAGAGVGAGAPALLTILGDVTPGDELGRLGGVYNTMGDVGLSLGPLVAIPAVETAGYRATYLFCAGLVAACLLVVSLPLLWSPTGEAAGVADSD; encoded by the coding sequence ATGGGCGAGTACGACGTTCGGGCGGTGTCGCTGGCCGTCGTCGGCGGCGTGTTCTTCGGCGGTATCGCCACCGGCGTCGCCTTCCCGACGCTGCCGCTGCTCGATGACCTCCTCGGCATCACGGCGGTCATGCTCGGTCTCATCCTCGCGGCCAACCGCATCGCTCGCCTCGTGATGAACACGCCCGCGGGTAGTGTCATCGACCGCGTCGGCGCGCGCACGCCGATGATAGTCGGGTTGTTCACACAGGCACTCGCCCCGTTCGGTTACGTCGTCGGCTTGCACACGCCGCCGGTTACCGTGGCCTCGCTACCGGTGCTCGGAGACGTGTCGGCCCCCGGCGTCGTGTTCGTCCTCGCGCGGACGATGTGGGGAGTCGGGTCGGCGTTCGTCTTCATCGGCGCCTTCGCCGTCGTCACTCACGTCACGACGGCCGACAATCGTGGGAAGTGGATTGGCTACGTCCGCGGCGGCCAGTCGCTCGGCTTCCCGACGGGACTGGTCGTCGGCGGCGTCATGACCGACCTCGTCGGTATCCAAGAGGCGTTCCTCGTCGCCGGTGGCTGTGCACTGTTGGCTGGCGTCGTCGCTTCGGCCGTCCTCCCCGACGTGACGCCCGACCGCGATACAAGCGGTGGACTCCGTGACGTGCCGGCACTCTTGCGCCGACGACCCGTCGTCTTTCCAATCGGAGTCGGGAACTTCACGCTACAGTTGCTGTGGGGCGGCGTCCTGTTGACGACGCTCGCGAAGTACGCCGAGGCGTTCGCCTTCGAAATCGGGCCGTTGGAGGCCGCTGGCGTCGCCGGCGTCGTCATGGGGGGTGGCGTCCTCGTCACTGGCGGCGTGACGCTGTGGGCCGGACGACGCTCCGACGAACTCAGCAACCGGGCGCTGTTGACCGTACCATCGTTTCTCGCCTTGGTCGTCGGGTTCGGCCTCATCGCCCTCGTTCCCGCCCTGCCCGCGTTGGTCGTCGGCGTCCTGTTGGCCGGGGCAGGCGTCGGTGCTGGCGCCCCGGCACTGTTGACGATTCTGGGTGACGTGACGCCGGGCGACGAGTTGGGGCGGTTGGGCGGCGTCTACAACACGATGGGCGACGTGGGGCTCAGCCTCGGCCCGCTGGTGGCGATTCCGGCCGTCGAAACCGCCGGCTACCGAGCGACCTATCTGTTCTGTGCCGGTCTCGTGGCGGCGTGTTTGCTGGTCGTCTCGCTTCCCCTGTTGTGGTCGCCGACGGGGGAGGCCGCTGGTGTCGCCGACTCCGATTGA